One part of the Arabidopsis thaliana chromosome 1 sequence genome encodes these proteins:
- a CDS encoding Gibberellin-regulated family protein (Gibberellin-regulated family protein; LOCATED IN: endomembrane system; CONTAINS InterPro DOMAIN/s: Gibberellin regulated protein (InterPro:IPR003854); BEST Arabidopsis thaliana protein match is: Gibberellin-regulated family protein (TAIR:AT2G39540.1); Has 477 Blast hits to 477 proteins in 44 species: Archae - 0; Bacteria - 0; Metazoa - 0; Fungi - 0; Plants - 477; Viruses - 0; Other Eukaryotes - 0 (source: NCBI BLink).), with amino-acid sequence MKMPVVVQFFIISLLLTSSFYVLSSADSSACGGKCSVRCSKADRTHEECLEDCDICCQKCNCVPSGTYGNKDECPCYRDMKNSKGGSKCP; translated from the exons ATGAAGATGCCCGTGGTTGTACAATTCTTCataatctctcttctcctcacATCTTCATTTTATGTACTTTCAAGCGCTGATTCAT CAGCATGCGGTGGAAAGTGCAGTGTGAGATGCTCAAAGGCAGATCGAACACATGAGGAGTGCCTTGAGGACTGCGATATATGTTGCCAGAAGTGTAATTGTGTTCCTTCGGGGACTTATGGAAACAAAGATGAATGTCCTTGCTACCGTGATATGAAAAACTCCAAAGGCGGATCCAAGTGTCCTTGA
- a CDS encoding Gibberellin-regulated family protein (Gibberellin-regulated family protein; LOCATED IN: endomembrane system; CONTAINS InterPro DOMAIN/s: Gibberellin regulated protein (InterPro:IPR003854); BEST Arabidopsis thaliana protein match is: Gibberellin-regulated family protein (TAIR:AT2G39540.1); Has 478 Blast hits to 478 proteins in 44 species: Archae - 0; Bacteria - 0; Metazoa - 0; Fungi - 0; Plants - 478; Viruses - 0; Other Eukaryotes - 0 (source: NCBI BLink).), with protein sequence MKMPVVVQFFIISLLLTSSFYVLSSADSSCGGKCSVRCSKADRTHEECLEDCDICCQKCNCVPSGTYGNKDECPCYRDMKNSKGGSKCP encoded by the exons ATGAAGATGCCCGTGGTTGTACAATTCTTCataatctctcttctcctcacATCTTCATTTTATGTACTTTCAAGCGCTGATTCAT CATGCGGTGGAAAGTGCAGTGTGAGATGCTCAAAGGCAGATCGAACACATGAGGAGTGCCTTGAGGACTGCGATATATGTTGCCAGAAGTGTAATTGTGTTCCTTCGGGGACTTATGGAAACAAAGATGAATGTCCTTGCTACCGTGATATGAAAAACTCCAAAGGCGGATCCAAGTGTCCTTGA
- a CDS encoding basic helix-loop-helix (bHLH) DNA-binding superfamily protein (basic helix-loop-helix (bHLH) DNA-binding superfamily protein; FUNCTIONS IN: transcription regulator activity; INVOLVED IN: regulation of transcription; LOCATED IN: nucleus; CONTAINS InterPro DOMAIN/s: Helix-loop-helix DNA-binding domain (InterPro:IPR001092), Helix-loop-helix DNA-binding (InterPro:IPR011598); BEST Arabidopsis thaliana protein match is: basic helix-loop-helix (bHLH) DNA-binding superfamily protein (TAIR:AT1G10585.1); Has 30201 Blast hits to 17322 proteins in 780 species: Archae - 12; Bacteria - 1396; Metazoa - 17338; Fungi - 3422; Plants - 5037; Viruses - 0; Other Eukaryotes - 2996 (source: NCBI BLink).): MERAREIGEGSASSLREQRNLREKERRMRMKHLFSILSSHVSPTRRLPVPQLIDQAVSYMIQLKEKVNYLNEMKRRMLGGEVKNRSEGSSLLPKLSIRSLDSIIEMNLVMDLNMKGVMLHKLVSVFEEEGAQVMSANLQNLNDRTFYTIIAQAIICRIGIDPSRIEERLRDIIS; encoded by the exons atggaaagaGCGAGAGAAATAGGAGAAGGAAGCGCATCGTCATTACGGGAACAACGAAACCTCAGAGAGAAAGAACGACGAATGCGCATGAAACATCTCTTCTCCATACTCTCTTCTCATGTTTCTCCCACTCGTAGG TTGCCAGTGCCTCAACTTATAGATCAAGCGGTATCATACATGATCCAACTGAAAGAGAAGGTAAACTATTTGAATGAGATGAAAAGGAGAATGTTAGGAGGAGAAGTCAAAAATCGCTCTGAAGGGTCGTCTCTTCTGCCAAAACTCAGTATTCGTTCACTGGATTCGATCATAGAAATGAATCTGGTTATGGATCTAAACATGAAAGGAGTAATGTTACACAAGCTTGTGAgtgtttttgaagaagaaggagctCAAGTGATGAGTGCTAATCTTCAGAACTTGAATGATAGGACCTTTTATACAATCATAGCCCAG GCTATCATATGTCGGATCGGGATTGATCCATCAAGGATAGAAGAGAGATTAAGGGATATAATCTCatga
- a CDS encoding basic helix-loop-helix (bHLH) DNA-binding superfamily protein, whose protein sequence is MKVIILGFFLGSKQLPVPHLIDQATSYMIQLKENVNYLKEKKRTLLQGELGNLYEGSFLLPKLSIRSRDSTIEMNLIMDLNMKRVMLHELVSIFEEEGAQVMSANLQNLNDRTTYTIIAQAIISRIGIDPSRIEERVRKIIYGYIYFEA, encoded by the exons ATGAAAGTAATTATCTTGGGGTTTTTTTTGGGATCTAAACAGTTACCAGTGCCTCACCTTATAGATCAAGCGACATCATACATGATCCAATTGAAAGAGAATGTAAAttatttgaaagagaagaaaaggacATTGTTACAAGGAGAACTCGGGAATCTCTACGAAGGGTCGTTTCTTCTACCCAAACTCAGTATTCGTTCGCGGGATTCGACCATAGAAATGAATCTGATCATGGATCTAAACATGAAAAGAGTAATGTTACACGAGCTTGTGAgtatttttgaagaagaaggagctCAAGTAATGAGTGCTAATCTTCAGAACTTGAATGATAGGACCACTTACACAATCATAGCCCAG GCTATCATTAGTCGGATTGGCATTGATCCATCAAGGATAGAAGAGAGAGTACGGAAAATCATctatggatatatatattttgaagcATGA
- a CDS encoding basic helix-loop-helix (bHLH) DNA-binding superfamily protein (basic helix-loop-helix (bHLH) DNA-binding superfamily protein; BEST Arabidopsis thaliana protein match is: basic helix-loop-helix (bHLH) DNA-binding superfamily protein (TAIR:AT1G10585.1); Has 30201 Blast hits to 17322 proteins in 780 species: Archae - 12; Bacteria - 1396; Metazoa - 17338; Fungi - 3422; Plants - 5037; Viruses - 0; Other Eukaryotes - 2996 (source: NCBI BLink).), with amino-acid sequence MIQLKEKVNYLNEMKRRMLGGEVKNRSEGSSLLPKLSIRSLDSIIEMNLVMDLNMKGVMLHKLVSVFEEEGAQVMSANLQNLNDRTFYTIIAQAIICRIGIDPSRIEERLRDIIS; translated from the exons ATGATCCAACTGAAAGAGAAGGTAAACTATTTGAATGAGATGAAAAGGAGAATGTTAGGAGGAGAAGTCAAAAATCGCTCTGAAGGGTCGTCTCTTCTGCCAAAACTCAGTATTCGTTCACTGGATTCGATCATAGAAATGAATCTGGTTATGGATCTAAACATGAAAGGAGTAATGTTACACAAGCTTGTGAgtgtttttgaagaagaaggagctCAAGTGATGAGTGCTAATCTTCAGAACTTGAATGATAGGACCTTTTATACAATCATAGCCCAG GCTATCATATGTCGGATCGGGATTGATCCATCAAGGATAGAAGAGAGATTAAGGGATATAATCTCatga
- a CDS encoding Transducin/WD40 repeat-like superfamily protein (Transducin/WD40 repeat-like superfamily protein; CONTAINS InterPro DOMAIN/s: WD40 repeat 2 (InterPro:IPR019782), WD40 repeat, conserved site (InterPro:IPR019775), WD40 repeat (InterPro:IPR001680), G-protein beta WD-40 repeat, region (InterPro:IPR020472), WD40 repeat-like-containing domain (InterPro:IPR011046), WD40-repeat-containing domain (InterPro:IPR017986), WD40/YVTN repeat-like-containing domain (InterPro:IPR015943), WD40 repeat, subgroup (InterPro:IPR019781); BEST Arabidopsis thaliana protein match is: Transducin/WD40 repeat-like superfamily protein (TAIR:AT5G54520.1); Has 62674 Blast hits to 30927 proteins in 942 species: Archae - 75; Bacteria - 8018; Metazoa - 23835; Fungi - 13551; Plants - 7464; Viruses - 27; Other Eukaryotes - 9704 (source: NCBI BLink).), whose protein sequence is MDLIQSYEEEDEAVASSPESSPPRMLKAKSSAPEVDDTALALTVANVNQSKSKPIDPTQHVVFYNPTHDQLWAPMFGPAHPYAKDGIAQGMRNHKLGSVEDASIGSFGFEEQYHTFHKCGYAADPSGMNYVGDVEAFKKNDGLSVFNIPQSEQKRRKIERSKEEREGEEKKEEIEPEAENPETEAWLRKNRKSPWSRKKEVVQGELTEEQKKYAEDHAKKKEEKGQQGETKGEHYADKSTFHGKEEKDYQGRSWIEAPKDAKANNDHCYIPKRLVHTWSGHTKGVSAIRFFPKQGHLLLSAGMDCKVKIWDVYNSGKCMRTYMGHAKAVRDICFSNDGSKFLTAGYDKNIKYWDTETGQVISTFSTGKIPYVVKLNPDDDKQNILLAGMSDKKIVQWDINTGEVTQEYDQHLGAVNTITFVDNNRRFVTSSDDKSLRVWEFGIPVVIKYISEPHMHSMPSISVHPNGNWLAAQSLDNQILIYSTRERFQLNKKKRFAGHIVAGYACQVNFSPDGRFVMSGDGEGKCWFWDWKSCKVFRTLKCHNGVCIGAEWHPLEQSKVATCGWDGLIKYWD, encoded by the exons ATGGATCTGATTCAATCctacgaagaagaagacgaagccGTTGCTTCCTCGCCGGAATCTTCACCGCCTCGTATGTTAAAGGCGAAATCATCGGCGCCGGAGGTAGACGATACGGCACTAGCTCTCACGGTGGCTAACGTGAATCAATCGAAATCGAAGCCGATTGACCCGACTCAACACGTCGTCTTTTATAACCCTACCCATGATCAGCTGTGGGCTCCGATGTTCGGCCCCGCGCATCCGTATGCGAAAGACGGGATCGCTCAAGGGATGCGGAATCATAAGCTAGGTTCTGTGGAAGATGCTTCGATTGGATCGTTTGGGTTTGAAGAGCAGTACCATACGTTTCATAAGTGCGGTTACGCGGCGGATCCGTCTGGGATGAACTACGTCGGCGATGTTGAGGCGTTTAAGAAGAACGATGGTCTTTCGGTTTTTAATATTCCTCAGAGTGAGCAGAAGCGGAGGAAGATTGAGAGGAGCAAAGAGGAGAGGGAAGgggaagagaaaaaggaagagattGAGCCGGAAGCTGAGAATCCGGAGACGGAAGCTTGGCTTAGGAAGAATAGGAAGAGTCCGTGGTCGAGGAAGAAGGAGGTGGTTCAGGGAGAGTTGACGGAGGAGCAGAAGAAGTATGCGGAGGATCATGccaagaagaaggaggagaagggACAACAAGGTGAAACCAAAGGAGAGCATTATGCGGATAAGAGTACCTTCCATGGCAAAGAGGAGAAAGATTATCAAGGAAGGTCTTGGATTGAGGCTCCTAAAGATGCTAAGGCGAACAATGATCATTGCTACATTCCAAAACGTTTGGTTCATACATGGAGTGGGCACACGAAAGGTGTTTCCGCTATTAGGTTCTTCCCAAAGCAAGGACATTTGCTTCTCTCTGCAGGTATGGATTGTAAGGTTAAGATTTGGGATGTGTATAACTCTGGTAAATGTATGAGGACTTACATGGGTCACGCCAAAGCTGTGAGGGATATTTGCTTCTCCAATGATGGGTCTAAATTCTTGACTGCTGGGTATGATAAGAACATTAAGTATTGGGACACGGAAACTGGCCAAGTTATATCGACTTTCTCCACTGGGAAGATTCCGTATGTGGTTAAGCTGAATCCGGATGATGACAAGCAGAACATTTTGTTGGCTGGTATGAGTGATAAGAAGATTGTGCAGTGGGATATTAATACGGGGGAGGTTACGCAAGAGTATGATCAGCACTTGGGGGCAGTTAATACTATCACATTTGTGGACAATAACAGAAGATTTGTCACGTCGAGCGATGATAAGTCTCTCCGTGTTTGGGAATTTGGGATCCCGGTGGTTATCAAGTATATCAGTGAGCCTCATATGCATTCTATGCCTTCCATTTCTGTTCACCCGAATGGAAACTGGCTTGCTGCACAGAGTTTGGATAACCAGATTCTGATCTACAGTACCCGAGAAAGGTTTCAGctgaataaaaagaagagGTTTGCAGGGCACATTGTTGCCGGTTATGCATGCCAAGTTAACTTCTCGCCAGATGGACGGTTTGTAATGTCAGGAGATGGTGAGGGTAAGTGCTGGTTTTGGGACTGGAAGAGCTGCAAAGTGTTTAGGACTCTTAAATGTCACAATGGAGTATGCATTGGAGCCGAGTGGCATCCTCTGGAACAGAGTAAAGTCGCAACTTGTGGTTGGGACGGCTTGATTAAGTACTG GGACTAA
- a CDS encoding basic helix-loop-helix (bHLH) DNA-binding superfamily protein (basic helix-loop-helix (bHLH) DNA-binding superfamily protein; FUNCTIONS IN: sequence-specific DNA binding transcription factor activity; INVOLVED IN: regulation of transcription; LOCATED IN: nucleus; EXPRESSED IN: 7 plant structures; EXPRESSED DURING: LP.06 six leaves visible, 4 anthesis, LP.10 ten leaves visible, petal differentiation and expansion stage, LP.08 eight leaves visible; CONTAINS InterPro DOMAIN/s: Helix-loop-helix DNA-binding domain (InterPro:IPR001092), Helix-loop-helix DNA-binding (InterPro:IPR011598); BEST Arabidopsis thaliana protein match is: basic helix-loop-helix (bHLH) DNA-binding superfamily protein (TAIR:AT1G10586.1); Has 97 Blast hits to 96 proteins in 11 species: Archae - 0; Bacteria - 0; Metazoa - 0; Fungi - 0; Plants - 97; Viruses - 0; Other Eukaryotes - 0 (source: NCBI BLink).): MGRAREIGEGNSSSLREQRNLREKDRRMRMKHLFSILSSHVSPTRKLPVPHLIDQATSYMIQLKENVNYLKEKKRTLLQGELGNLYEGSFLLPKLSIRSRDSTIEMNLIMDLNMKRVMLHELVSIFEEEGAQVMSANLQNLNDRTTYTIIAQAIISRIGIDPSRIEERVRKIIYGYIYFEA, from the exons atggGGAGAGCAAGAGAAATAGGAGAAGGAAACTCATCGTCGTTAAGGGAACAACGAAACCTCAGAGAGAAGGATCGAAGGATGCGCATGAAACATCTCTTCTCTATACTTTCTTCTCATGTTTCTCCCACTCGCAAG TTACCAGTGCCTCACCTTATAGATCAAGCGACATCATACATGATCCAATTGAAAGAGAATGTAAAttatttgaaagagaagaaaaggacATTGTTACAAGGAGAACTCGGGAATCTCTACGAAGGGTCGTTTCTTCTACCCAAACTCAGTATTCGTTCGCGGGATTCGACCATAGAAATGAATCTGATCATGGATCTAAACATGAAAAGAGTAATGTTACACGAGCTTGTGAgtatttttgaagaagaaggagctCAAGTAATGAGTGCTAATCTTCAGAACTTGAATGATAGGACCACTTACACAATCATAGCCCAG GCTATCATTAGTCGGATTGGCATTGATCCATCAAGGATAGAAGAGAGAGTACGGAAAATCATctatggatatatatattttgaagcATGA